The Aliiroseovarius pelagivivens genome contains a region encoding:
- a CDS encoding DUF805 domain-containing protein, translating to MSAYSAITSCLRKYAVFKGRASRAEYWWFYLFFTLTGFVGTVLDDHFFDLHPDDVGPLNGFASLALLLPAIAAHVRRFHDISRSGWWVLALYLAILGLIFVPGSSVETEWSSIGVYLFAFAMIIVNLAFLLKRGDAFTNDYGPDPYGDIPEEVVEEDYAPSSIPRAGH from the coding sequence ATGAGTGCGTATTCAGCGATTACTTCCTGTCTTCGGAAGTATGCCGTTTTCAAAGGTCGTGCCTCGCGGGCCGAGTATTGGTGGTTTTATCTGTTCTTTACATTAACTGGCTTTGTCGGCACCGTTTTGGATGATCATTTCTTCGATCTTCATCCCGATGATGTAGGCCCGCTGAACGGTTTTGCATCCTTGGCATTGTTGTTACCCGCCATCGCTGCCCATGTCCGCCGGTTTCACGATATTTCGCGATCAGGCTGGTGGGTTCTTGCACTGTATCTAGCAATCCTTGGGCTTATCTTTGTTCCTGGTTCGTCGGTCGAGACTGAGTGGTCCTCGATTGGCGTATATTTGTTCGCCTTCGCCATGATCATCGTCAACCTTGCGTTCCTTCTGAAACGCGGTGACGCTTTCACGAATGACTATGGCCCGGATCCCTACGGTGACATCCCAGAGGAAGTCGTCGAAGAGGACTACGCCCCATCCTCGATCCCGCGCGCGGGTCACTGA
- a CDS encoding DUF1467 family protein, with product MSITAAIVLYVVIWFVTMFVVLPIRLRTQGDEGEIVPGTHAGAPANFKLGRTLLIVTIAGTIVWAIIAGIIVSGWIGVEDIDWFDRYEDTSG from the coding sequence ATGTCCATCACCGCCGCCATCGTTCTTTATGTGGTGATCTGGTTCGTGACCATGTTCGTGGTCCTGCCGATCCGGTTGCGCACCCAAGGCGACGAGGGCGAGATCGTGCCCGGCACCCACGCCGGAGCCCCGGCCAATTTCAAGCTGGGGCGCACGCTTCTGATTGTGACCATCGCGGGCACGATTGTCTGGGCGATCATCGCCGGCATCATCGTTTCGGGCTGGATCGGGGTCGAGGATATCGACTGGTTCGACCGCTACGAGGACACCAGCGGATAA
- a CDS encoding class II histone deacetylase has product MRKTGFFWDEKCFWHSGGNYAGNLPVGGLVQPLAAGGLPESPETKRRLKNLLDVTGLSGALELRTGAEADLETLARVHPASFLSDFKAASDTGGGELGLRTPFGQGGYEIAALSSGLSVTALEAVLRGEVDNAYALSRPPGHHCLPEFPNGFCLLANLGIAIRNAQAKGLAKRFVVLDWDVHHGNGTEAIFIDDPDVLTISIHQERNYPLDTGDADVRGEGKGQGANMNLPLPPGAGHATYLEAMERIILPAIRAHEPEVIVVANGYDAAVIDPLSCMMATADTFRQMTRMVMALADDICDGRVMMAHEGGYSEVYVPFCGHAVLEEMSGSGIHAPDPLAEAFTIRQPNAKAEAFFSDQLADLSEFFNVK; this is encoded by the coding sequence ATGCGCAAGACAGGGTTTTTCTGGGACGAGAAGTGCTTTTGGCATTCGGGTGGCAACTATGCTGGCAACTTACCCGTTGGCGGGTTGGTGCAGCCCTTGGCGGCGGGCGGTTTGCCTGAAAGCCCCGAAACCAAGCGGCGTTTGAAGAACCTGCTCGATGTGACCGGATTGTCCGGTGCGCTGGAGCTGCGCACTGGCGCCGAGGCCGACCTCGAGACGCTTGCCCGTGTTCACCCCGCCTCGTTCCTGTCCGATTTCAAAGCGGCGTCAGACACGGGCGGAGGAGAGCTTGGCCTGCGCACCCCTTTTGGTCAGGGCGGGTACGAGATCGCAGCGCTGTCGTCTGGCTTGTCCGTCACAGCGCTTGAGGCTGTTCTGAGGGGCGAGGTCGACAATGCCTATGCCCTCTCGCGTCCGCCGGGACATCACTGTCTGCCGGAATTCCCGAACGGGTTCTGCCTGCTCGCCAATCTTGGCATCGCGATCCGCAATGCGCAGGCCAAGGGTCTGGCCAAGCGCTTTGTTGTGCTGGATTGGGACGTGCATCACGGCAACGGAACCGAGGCGATCTTTATCGACGATCCCGACGTGCTGACGATCTCGATCCATCAGGAACGCAACTATCCGCTGGATACCGGTGACGCGGATGTGCGGGGCGAGGGCAAAGGGCAGGGCGCCAACATGAACCTGCCGCTACCACCGGGCGCGGGGCATGCGACCTATCTGGAAGCGATGGAGCGGATCATCCTGCCCGCCATCCGCGCCCATGAACCTGAGGTGATCGTGGTGGCCAATGGCTATGACGCGGCTGTGATTGACCCGCTGTCGTGCATGATGGCGACGGCCGACACGTTCCGCCAGATGACCCGCATGGTCATGGCGCTGGCGGATGACATTTGCGACGGGCGCGTGATGATGGCGCATGAAGGTGGCTATTCCGAAGTCTACGTCCCCTTCTGTGGCCATGCTGTGTTGGAAGAGATGTCAGGGTCGGGCATTCACGCCCCTGACCCTCTGGCTGAAGCCTTCACCATCCGGCAGCCCAACGCGAAGGCCGAGGCATTCTTTTCTGATCAACTCGCGGACCTGTCAGAATTCTTCAATGTAAAGTGA
- a CDS encoding DUF1800 domain-containing protein, with translation MSFDPYIAQNRFGYGPGPGLKSPTSVQHMLDLLAGPDTQAERFPISGFAEVYGDLQDIQTLTNAFRKARSKGGPGVEIAKTARKEKYREMSRQRDAWFLASLNRCTTAQDAFRERLVRFWTDHFTVIGKGPRFKSVASTFAEDVVRPNVGGRFADMLRASSTHPVMLHYLDQFASAGEGSKLAMKGKRSLNENLAREILELHTLGVDGNYTQDDVRAFANLLAGLTLDDDGRTGFRPQKGNPGPEIVLGKSYGRQKPRVDDIFEALDDIARHPDTARHIARKLATHFVSDDPDTALVDALTVSFTKNDGDLMALYETLLNHPISWATKQMKVKQPFDFVASAIRSLGIPTDALTSLKRKERNLVFFGPLKLMGQPWESPDGPDGWPEDAADWITPQGLAARIQWAISAPSSFDVKLPDPRDFVQTALAGQASETTNFAARAAETRWEAIGIILASPEFQRR, from the coding sequence ATGTCATTCGATCCATATATTGCACAGAACCGCTTTGGTTATGGGCCAGGGCCGGGATTGAAATCACCGACATCCGTTCAGCATATGCTGGACTTGTTGGCGGGACCGGACACACAGGCTGAACGCTTTCCGATCTCGGGTTTTGCCGAAGTTTATGGCGACCTTCAGGACATCCAGACGCTGACCAATGCCTTTCGAAAGGCGCGCAGCAAAGGCGGGCCAGGCGTCGAGATCGCAAAGACCGCCCGCAAAGAAAAATACCGCGAGATGAGCCGCCAGCGGGATGCTTGGTTTCTGGCATCCCTGAACCGTTGCACCACTGCGCAAGATGCATTTCGCGAGCGTTTGGTACGCTTCTGGACGGACCATTTCACGGTGATCGGCAAGGGGCCACGATTCAAAAGCGTGGCATCAACTTTTGCCGAAGATGTTGTACGCCCCAACGTAGGTGGACGTTTTGCCGACATGTTGCGCGCCAGCAGCACGCATCCGGTGATGCTGCACTATCTTGATCAATTCGCATCCGCAGGCGAAGGCAGCAAGTTGGCGATGAAAGGCAAGCGCAGCCTGAATGAAAACCTCGCGCGCGAGATCCTTGAGCTTCACACTTTGGGTGTCGACGGAAACTATACCCAAGACGACGTGCGTGCTTTTGCCAATCTTCTGGCGGGGCTCACTTTGGATGACGATGGGCGCACTGGCTTTCGACCGCAGAAAGGTAATCCGGGACCAGAAATCGTGTTGGGCAAATCATATGGCCGTCAAAAACCTCGGGTCGACGATATCTTCGAAGCATTGGACGACATTGCCCGCCACCCGGACACAGCGCGTCATATTGCACGCAAGCTAGCCACTCATTTTGTGTCGGACGATCCGGACACGGCATTGGTCGATGCGCTCACTGTCAGCTTCACGAAGAACGACGGCGACCTGATGGCCCTGTATGAAACGCTGCTGAACCACCCTATCTCTTGGGCGACCAAGCAGATGAAGGTAAAGCAGCCTTTCGATTTCGTGGCTTCGGCCATTCGATCCTTGGGCATTCCGACCGACGCGTTGACATCACTTAAGCGAAAAGAGCGCAATCTGGTGTTCTTCGGGCCTCTAAAGCTGATGGGGCAGCCTTGGGAGAGTCCCGACGGTCCCGATGGTTGGCCGGAAGATGCAGCCGATTGGATTACGCCCCAAGGGCTGGCCGCACGCATTCAGTGGGCGATCTCGGCCCCGTCGTCCTTTGATGTGAAACTGCCAGATCCGCGCGATTTCGTGCAGACCGCGTTGGCTGGTCAGGCTTCCGAGACAACCAATTTCGCGGCACGGGCAGCTGAAACACGGTGGGAGGCGATCGGGATCATCCTGGCCTCACCCGAGTTTCAACGGCGCTAG
- a CDS encoding EI24 domain-containing protein encodes MIDDFFRALGQLGDPRFRNVLLKGLGLTVGLLVAITVAMTWLVGFLIPDTLSLPFVGEISWVNGLALWASVLLMLVLSVVLMVPVAGAFTGLFLDEVADAVEAKHYPHLPPNPETSLLTDIRESLGFFGVIVGVNLIALILFFFVGPLAPILFYAVNGYLLGREYFTMAAMRRMPRADAHALRRRHNAQIWLAGCLMAVPLSVPLVNLLIPILGAASFTHMFHRLAGR; translated from the coding sequence ATGATAGACGATTTTTTTCGCGCGTTGGGCCAGCTTGGCGATCCGCGCTTTCGCAATGTTCTGTTGAAAGGGCTCGGCCTGACCGTCGGCCTTCTGGTTGCGATCACCGTTGCAATGACATGGCTTGTGGGCTTTCTGATCCCCGACACGCTGTCGCTGCCCTTCGTGGGTGAGATCTCGTGGGTCAACGGGCTTGCGCTTTGGGCGTCGGTGCTGCTGATGCTGGTGCTGTCCGTTGTCTTGATGGTGCCCGTCGCGGGTGCGTTTACCGGCCTGTTTCTGGACGAAGTCGCCGACGCGGTCGAAGCCAAACACTATCCGCACCTTCCGCCCAACCCAGAAACGTCGCTTCTGACGGACATCCGCGAAAGCCTAGGCTTCTTCGGCGTGATTGTCGGCGTGAACCTGATCGCCCTGATCCTGTTCTTCTTTGTTGGCCCTCTGGCTCCGATCCTGTTCTATGCGGTGAACGGTTATCTTCTGGGGCGCGAGTACTTTACCATGGCGGCCATGCGCCGGATGCCTCGCGCGGACGCGCACGCGCTGCGCCGTCGTCACAACGCTCAGATCTGGTTGGCGGGGTGCTTGATGGCGGTGCCACTGTCGGTGCCGCTGGTGAACCTTTTGATCCCCATTCTGGGGGCGGCGAGCTTCACGCATATGTTCCACCGTCTTGCGGGACGTTAG
- a CDS encoding DUF805 domain-containing protein — protein MDFQTSVRTCFQKYVTFSGRASRSEFWWFALFVWGGQLLLSIVDSFVFGTVTTYDGGFAAETNMPVLSGLFGLATLLPTISVAVRRLHDKDRSGWWYWIALIPLIGALVLLFWFVTEGTRGANTFGPDPLGNSPRDDDDGYATSSIPRAGH, from the coding sequence ATGGATTTTCAAACATCCGTTAGAACCTGCTTTCAGAAATACGTAACCTTTTCAGGCCGCGCATCGCGTAGCGAGTTCTGGTGGTTCGCGCTGTTTGTCTGGGGCGGACAACTTCTTCTGTCGATCGTGGACAGTTTCGTCTTCGGGACTGTGACAACTTATGACGGTGGTTTCGCGGCAGAAACCAACATGCCGGTTTTGTCGGGTCTGTTTGGCTTGGCAACCTTACTGCCTACGATCTCGGTCGCTGTGCGCCGTTTGCACGACAAGGACCGTAGCGGTTGGTGGTACTGGATTGCTCTGATTCCTCTGATTGGAGCCTTGGTGCTTCTCTTCTGGTTCGTGACCGAAGGGACGCGTGGCGCGAACACTTTCGGCCCGGACCCGTTGGGGAATTCGCCGCGTGACGATGATGATGGCTATGCCACCTCCTCGATCCCGCGCGCGGGTCACTGA
- a CDS encoding DUF1501 domain-containing protein, whose product MTKHTSLSRRGFLKNVGVLGCSLAASPLVTPVSLAATPGDHRLVVIVLRGGMDGLDLVRPVGDPLFSSLRPDLSSADPKLPLNDFYALHPAAGKLHGLWTSGELAFGQAVSTPYRDKRSHFDGQDILEAGVGLDGAIRDGWLNRLVQTMPDTQLRTALAVGREDLLILNGDAATSGWSPDVTLSLSEATRLLMMKVHENDPLFSSALSEAIDLTDVLRPELLLNADDAPDDPAQIMSEAMKMAKEHGSTNGIASFTAEMLKQETRIASFSIGGWDTHVGQERNFKRALVKLQDAIITLKAELGPIWDKTTVMAMTEFGRTVRQNGSKGTDHGTGGTVVMAGGAIRGGRIYGDWPGLAEEDLYNRRDLMPTSDIRLYAAAAMQGLFNATPSEIESTIFPGLDLSPGLPGIIA is encoded by the coding sequence ATGACGAAACATACTTCCCTTTCCCGGCGCGGTTTTCTGAAGAACGTGGGCGTACTGGGCTGTTCTCTGGCGGCAAGCCCGCTGGTTACGCCTGTCAGTCTGGCAGCCACCCCCGGCGATCACCGATTGGTGGTGATCGTGTTGCGCGGCGGCATGGATGGCCTGGACCTTGTGCGCCCGGTGGGTGATCCCTTGTTTTCCAGTCTCCGGCCTGACCTGTCATCGGCAGATCCGAAACTGCCGCTGAACGACTTCTATGCGCTGCACCCTGCGGCAGGTAAATTGCACGGTCTGTGGACCTCTGGCGAACTGGCCTTTGGCCAAGCGGTATCCACACCCTATCGCGACAAGCGCAGCCATTTCGACGGACAGGATATTCTTGAGGCGGGGGTCGGTCTGGACGGAGCCATCCGGGACGGTTGGTTGAACCGCTTGGTTCAGACCATGCCGGATACGCAGCTGCGCACCGCATTGGCCGTTGGGCGCGAAGACCTGCTGATACTAAACGGGGATGCTGCGACATCCGGATGGTCACCAGATGTGACATTGTCCTTGTCCGAAGCGACCCGGCTTTTGATGATGAAGGTACATGAAAACGATCCGCTGTTCTCGTCCGCATTGAGCGAGGCAATTGATCTGACGGATGTGCTGCGACCGGAACTTCTGTTGAACGCAGATGACGCGCCGGACGATCCTGCCCAGATCATGTCGGAGGCCATGAAGATGGCCAAGGAACACGGCAGCACAAACGGGATCGCATCATTCACCGCCGAAATGCTGAAACAGGAGACGCGCATCGCGTCATTCTCGATCGGCGGGTGGGACACTCATGTGGGGCAGGAACGGAATTTCAAACGGGCTCTCGTCAAACTGCAAGATGCGATCATTACCCTGAAGGCCGAACTTGGCCCAATCTGGGACAAGACCACGGTAATGGCCATGACCGAGTTTGGGCGCACGGTTCGGCAAAATGGAAGCAAGGGCACGGATCACGGAACCGGTGGCACAGTGGTCATGGCAGGCGGCGCGATTCGCGGGGGTCGGATCTATGGAGATTGGCCAGGGCTGGCGGAAGAGGATCTGTATAATCGCCGCGATCTGATGCCGACATCTGACATCCGTCTTTATGCGGCAGCGGCGATGCAGGGACTTTTCAATGCGACTCCGTCCGAGATCGAAAGCACCATTTTCCCGGGATTGGATCTGTCGCCCGGACTTCCCGGTATCATCGCTTGA
- a CDS encoding aspartate carbamoyltransferase catalytic subunit, giving the protein MTFRQRHLLGIEQLHPEEIKTVLDLANSYAEMNRSPTKHSDALAGLTQINMFFENSTRTQASFEIAGKRLGADVMNMAMQASSIKKGETLIDTALTLNAMHPDLLVVRHPHSGAVNLLAEKVNCAVLNAGDGKHEHPTQALLDALTIRREKGRLHRLTIAICGDIAHSRVARSNLILLGKMENRVRLVGPPTLMPSQIDQFGVEVYHDMEEGLKDADVVMMLRLQRERMDGGFIPSEREYYHRYGLDAEKLAHAKDDAIVMHPGPMNRGVEIDGTIADDINRSVIQEQVEMGVAVRMAAMDLLARNLKAERENRTEGVYV; this is encoded by the coding sequence ATGACATTCCGCCAACGACATCTTCTGGGGATCGAACAGCTTCACCCTGAAGAGATCAAAACTGTTCTCGATCTTGCCAACAGCTATGCCGAGATGAACCGATCGCCCACCAAGCATTCCGATGCTTTGGCGGGACTGACGCAGATCAACATGTTCTTCGAAAACTCCACCCGCACGCAGGCCTCTTTCGAGATCGCCGGCAAGCGTCTGGGCGCGGATGTGATGAACATGGCGATGCAGGCGTCGTCCATTAAGAAGGGCGAGACGCTGATTGATACGGCGCTGACGTTGAACGCGATGCACCCCGACCTGCTGGTTGTGCGCCATCCGCATTCGGGTGCCGTGAACCTGCTGGCTGAAAAGGTCAATTGCGCGGTTCTGAACGCAGGTGACGGCAAGCACGAGCACCCCACACAGGCGCTGTTGGACGCGCTGACCATCCGGCGCGAAAAGGGCCGGCTGCATCGTCTTACCATCGCGATCTGTGGTGACATTGCGCACTCGCGCGTGGCCCGCTCGAACCTGATCCTTCTGGGCAAGATGGAAAACCGCGTGCGTCTTGTCGGCCCGCCGACCCTGATGCCCAGCCAGATCGACCAGTTCGGGGTCGAGGTCTATCATGACATGGAAGAGGGTCTGAAAGACGCCGACGTCGTCATGATGCTACGCCTTCAGCGCGAGCGCATGGATGGCGGCTTTATCCCGTCCGAACGCGAGTATTATCACCGCTACGGTCTGGATGCCGAAAAGCTGGCCCACGCCAAGGATGACGCCATCGTCATGCACCCCGGCCCGATGAACCGCGGGGTCGAGATCGACGGCACCATCGCAGACGATATCAACCGATCCGTCATTCAGGAGCAGGTCGAAATGGGCGTCGCCGTACGCATGGCCGCGATGGACCTTCTGGCCCGCAACTTGAAAGCCGAACGCGAAAACCGAACCGAGGGTGTCTATGTCTGA
- the plsY gene encoding glycerol-3-phosphate 1-O-acyltransferase PlsY, translating into MMPDLITSFPLLMGVAVAGYLLGSIPFGIVMARLFGLGDLRQIGSGNIGATNVLRTGNKPAAFLTLIGDAGKGGAAVLLARALFAEDAAQLAGFTAFLGHCFPVFLGFKGGKGVATWLGTMLALAFPLGLAACATWLVTALVFRISSLAALVAAALSPIIALVFGWNSLVLISVALGALIFHRHRANIARIRSGDEPRIGRK; encoded by the coding sequence ATGATGCCTGATCTGATCACCTCGTTCCCGCTGCTGATGGGTGTCGCTGTCGCGGGTTATCTGCTGGGCTCGATCCCTTTTGGCATCGTCATGGCGCGACTGTTTGGGCTGGGCGATCTGCGTCAGATCGGGTCGGGCAATATCGGTGCCACCAACGTGCTGCGCACGGGGAATAAACCCGCCGCCTTCCTGACCCTGATCGGAGACGCTGGCAAAGGCGGAGCCGCCGTTCTGCTGGCCCGCGCCCTGTTCGCTGAAGACGCCGCCCAACTGGCAGGCTTCACGGCCTTCCTTGGCCACTGCTTCCCGGTGTTTCTGGGCTTCAAAGGCGGCAAGGGCGTGGCCACATGGCTTGGTACCATGCTGGCGCTGGCCTTCCCGCTGGGCTTGGCCGCTTGCGCGACTTGGCTAGTGACCGCATTGGTGTTCCGGATTTCGTCGCTGGCGGCTTTGGTCGCGGCAGCCCTGTCGCCCATCATCGCGTTGGTTTTTGGCTGGAACAGTCTTGTTCTTATCTCGGTTGCGCTGGGCGCCTTGATTTTCCACCGCCACCGCGCGAACATCGCACGTATTAGATCAGGCGATGAGCCACGCATTGGGCGGAAATAG
- a CDS encoding response regulator — MSDDLEAFMMTQPPTAERPLNGMTVLVVEDSRFASEAIRLLCLRSGARIRRADNLAAAHRHLRVYRPSVVIVDMGLPDGFGADLIKELSGDAIRVPVILGMSGDAGTCDAALDAGADGFLEKPVESLAQFQQTILAVLPQQEGPTSPRKLPNEVVLPDALALQDDLSHLAQIMRDGDDGATQDYVAQFLGGLALAAHDQGLAAAAKRLAAARLAGRSTGADMAHVTHLVAARLKERQQL, encoded by the coding sequence ATGAGCGACGATCTGGAAGCCTTCATGATGACCCAACCCCCGACTGCTGAACGACCTCTAAACGGGATGACTGTTCTGGTGGTCGAAGACAGCCGGTTTGCGTCCGAGGCCATTCGCCTGTTGTGTTTGCGGTCCGGTGCGCGCATCCGCCGAGCGGACAATCTGGCCGCTGCACATCGACATCTTCGCGTTTACAGGCCATCGGTCGTCATTGTCGACATGGGACTGCCGGATGGTTTCGGTGCGGATTTGATTAAAGAGCTCTCGGGCGACGCAATTCGCGTGCCGGTTATCCTTGGAATGAGCGGTGATGCCGGCACATGCGACGCGGCACTTGATGCCGGGGCAGACGGGTTTCTTGAAAAGCCCGTCGAAAGCTTGGCCCAGTTTCAGCAGACAATCTTGGCTGTGTTGCCACAACAAGAAGGACCAACCAGTCCGCGCAAGCTTCCGAACGAGGTGGTTCTTCCGGACGCACTGGCGCTTCAGGACGACCTGTCGCATTTGGCCCAAATCATGCGTGATGGAGATGATGGCGCGACACAGGACTATGTCGCACAGTTCCTTGGTGGGCTAGCGCTTGCGGCTCATGATCAGGGTCTTGCTGCAGCAGCCAAACGCCTTGCGGCGGCTCGTCTCGCGGGGCGATCCACGGGTGCTGATATGGCCCATGTGACCCATTTGGTCGCAGCAAGATTGAAAGAGCGACAACAGCTTTAG
- the mce gene encoding methylmalonyl-CoA epimerase, whose translation MIGRLNHVAIAVPDLEAASAQYRDTLGAKVNAPQDEPDHGVTVVFIELPNTKIELLYPLGENSPIAGFLEKNPSGGIHHICYEVDDILAARDQLQASGARVLGTGEPKIGAHGKPVLFLHPKDFTGTLVELEQV comes from the coding sequence ATGATCGGACGCCTGAACCACGTAGCCATCGCCGTACCGGACCTTGAAGCCGCAAGCGCGCAGTATCGCGACACGCTTGGCGCCAAGGTTAACGCACCACAGGACGAACCCGATCACGGCGTCACCGTTGTTTTCATCGAGCTTCCCAACACCAAGATCGAGCTTCTGTACCCGCTGGGGGAAAACTCGCCCATCGCAGGCTTCCTTGAAAAGAATCCGTCGGGCGGCATTCACCACATTTGCTATGAAGTCGATGACATCCTTGCCGCGCGTGACCAACTGCAGGCCTCGGGCGCACGCGTTCTGGGTACAGGCGAGCCAAAGATCGGCGCGCACGGCAAGCCGGTTCTTTTCCTGCACCCGAAAGATTTCACCGGTACTCTGGTGGAACTGGAACAAGTCTGA
- the pyrC gene encoding dihydroorotase — protein sequence MTTTFTNARLINPETGTDEIGSLTIEGGLITGVNEGDAGDVIDCGGKCLAPGIVDIGVKIGEPGERHKESFRTAGLAAAAGGVTTMVIRPDTTPAVDTPETLSFVTRRAGQVTPVNVHSMGALTKGREGREMVEMGFMLDAGAIAFTDCDHVVTDNKVYSRAMTYARSLRALIIGHPQDPQLSKGAAVTSGKFASLRGLPAVSPQAERMGLERDLVLAEMTGVAYHADSLSTAKSLPALERAKAAGVDVSAGVNIHHLTLNELDVGDYRTFFKVKPPLRSEDDRLAMVEAVASGLIDIISSMHTPQDEESKRLPFEEAASGAVALETLLPAAMRLVHAGLVDLPTLWRALSLNPARRFNLPGGELTVGAPADLVLFDPDAPFLLDRFKLNSKSKNTPFDGARMEGKVLGTWVAGERVFGGDDA from the coding sequence ATGACCACCACCTTCACCAATGCCCGCTTGATCAATCCGGAAACCGGAACAGACGAAATCGGCAGCTTGACCATCGAAGGTGGGCTGATCACCGGCGTCAACGAGGGTGACGCAGGCGACGTCATTGATTGCGGTGGCAAATGTCTGGCCCCCGGCATCGTGGATATCGGTGTGAAGATCGGCGAGCCGGGCGAGCGGCACAAAGAAAGCTTCCGTACGGCCGGTCTTGCGGCTGCGGCAGGCGGTGTGACAACGATGGTCATTCGCCCCGACACCACACCCGCTGTTGATACGCCCGAGACATTGTCCTTCGTCACTCGTCGTGCGGGGCAGGTAACCCCTGTGAACGTGCATTCGATGGGCGCCCTGACCAAAGGCCGCGAAGGCCGCGAGATGGTCGAGATGGGCTTTATGCTGGATGCAGGCGCGATTGCGTTTACCGACTGCGACCACGTGGTGACCGACAACAAGGTCTATTCCCGCGCCATGACTTATGCACGCTCGTTGCGCGCGTTGATCATCGGCCACCCTCAGGATCCGCAGCTGTCCAAAGGGGCAGCCGTAACCTCGGGCAAGTTTGCATCCTTGCGCGGTCTGCCCGCCGTTAGCCCTCAGGCTGAACGAATGGGGTTGGAACGTGATCTGGTGCTGGCCGAGATGACGGGCGTCGCCTATCACGCTGACAGCCTATCCACCGCGAAATCGCTGCCTGCGCTGGAACGTGCCAAGGCGGCGGGCGTTGACGTGTCGGCCGGGGTGAACATCCACCACCTGACCTTGAACGAGCTGGACGTTGGCGACTATCGCACCTTCTTCAAAGTGAAGCCGCCCTTGCGCAGCGAAGATGACCGCCTTGCGATGGTCGAGGCCGTGGCCTCGGGTCTGATCGACATCATCTCGTCCATGCACACCCCGCAGGACGAAGAAAGCAAACGCCTTCCGTTCGAGGAAGCAGCCTCGGGCGCGGTGGCTCTGGAAACCCTGCTGCCGGCCGCGATGCGACTGGTTCATGCGGGGCTGGTGGATCTGCCGACGCTTTGGCGCGCGCTGTCCTTGAACCCGGCCCGTCGCTTCAACCTACCGGGTGGAGAGTTGACCGTGGGTGCGCCCGCCGATCTGGTCCTGTTCGACCCGGACGCGCCGTTCTTGCTGGACCGTTTCAAGCTGAACTCGAAATCCAAGAACACGCCGTTCGACGGCGCGCGGATGGAGGGCAAGGTGCTGGGCACATGGGTCGCGGGCGAGCGCGTATTTGGTGGCGATGATGCCTGA
- a CDS encoding nitroreductase family protein: MPERNQAALDFLLTRRSRPAKTLTGPGPDRETIKTILTAAARTPDHGKLEPWRFVVLEKAALMRAHALVAERGAALGLEPAKIEKEQIAYDRSPLAVVVVESPVESEKVPAIEQTYSAGAVCLALLNAALASGWGANWLSGWASFDTDFTRAAFGVDSHERVAGIIHIGTESVAPPERPRPDLDAITTWIET, from the coding sequence ATGCCTGAACGCAACCAAGCGGCGCTTGATTTCCTACTGACCCGCCGGTCTCGCCCGGCCAAGACCCTGACCGGTCCCGGCCCGGATCGCGAGACAATCAAAACCATCCTGACCGCCGCCGCGCGCACGCCGGACCATGGTAAGCTGGAGCCGTGGCGCTTTGTGGTGCTGGAGAAGGCTGCTTTGATGCGCGCGCATGCGCTTGTGGCAGAACGCGGTGCAGCGCTGGGCCTTGAGCCTGCCAAGATCGAGAAAGAGCAGATCGCCTATGACCGCAGCCCTTTGGCCGTCGTGGTCGTGGAAAGCCCGGTTGAGAGCGAAAAGGTGCCAGCGATCGAACAGACCTATTCAGCTGGCGCCGTTTGCCTTGCGCTTTTGAATGCGGCGCTGGCCTCGGGCTGGGGGGCGAACTGGCTGTCTGGTTGGGCCAGCTTCGACACGGATTTCACCCGCGCGGCCTTTGGCGTGGACAGTCACGAACGCGTCGCAGGCATCATTCATATCGGTACTGAATCTGTGGCCCCGCCAGAACGGCCGCGCCCGGACTTGGATGCCATCACCACTTGGATTGAGACATAA
- a CDS encoding DUF167 domain-containing protein, whose amino-acid sequence MKKAELSYMAEAGARIAVRVTPKASRNEVTLRDGQIRIQTTTAPENGKANKAVAKLLADALGIAKSRLELVQGAASKDKVFQING is encoded by the coding sequence ATGAAGAAAGCCGAGTTGTCATATATGGCGGAAGCCGGGGCGCGGATCGCAGTGCGGGTGACACCCAAGGCGTCCCGCAACGAAGTCACACTGCGCGACGGGCAGATCCGGATCCAGACCACAACCGCGCCTGAAAACGGCAAGGCCAACAAGGCAGTGGCGAAGCTTCTGGCAGACGCGCTTGGCATAGCAAAATCGCGCCTCGAACTGGTCCAAGGCGCGGCGTCGAAAGATAAGGTGTTTCAGATCAACGGGTGA